Proteins from a genomic interval of Phenylobacterium sp. LH3H17:
- a CDS encoding SMP-30/gluconolactonase/LRE family protein: MPLAPIPPSAFTKIAVGIDRPEDVVVSRDGRVFASDHQCAVAEIFLDGSFKRLGPKGGAPNGINMDRQGRVLIANFGIYDREEGPLERFDLATGLRETLVAEVGGKRLTSANYPVVDRAGNIWCANSTHAETWPQALDGRADGFIFVLRPDGSSQIVAEGLKFPNGLALSADDGVLYCAQTSGADVMRFPILPGGKLGKGERHGPMLGALQVRGGPQVAQADLGYTDGVGMDAESNLWVCLPAADKVVAITPAGAVVTMIHDPTGQVVNHPTNVTWGGPDLKDLYIGSIRADYVLKVRSPVAGQPHVHQMA; this comes from the coding sequence ATGCCGCTCGCGCCCATTCCGCCTAGCGCCTTCACCAAGATCGCCGTCGGCATCGACCGGCCCGAGGACGTGGTCGTCTCCCGCGACGGCCGGGTGTTCGCCTCCGACCACCAATGCGCGGTGGCCGAGATCTTCCTCGACGGTTCGTTCAAGCGGCTGGGTCCCAAGGGCGGGGCCCCCAACGGGATCAACATGGACCGGCAGGGCCGGGTGCTGATCGCCAATTTCGGGATCTACGACCGGGAAGAGGGACCGCTGGAGCGGTTCGACCTGGCGACCGGCCTGCGCGAGACCCTGGTGGCCGAGGTCGGCGGCAAGCGGCTGACGAGCGCCAACTATCCGGTGGTCGACCGGGCGGGCAACATCTGGTGCGCCAACTCCACCCACGCCGAGACCTGGCCCCAGGCCTTGGACGGGCGGGCCGACGGCTTCATTTTCGTGCTGCGACCCGACGGCTCGAGCCAGATCGTCGCCGAGGGTCTGAAGTTCCCCAACGGCCTGGCGCTCTCGGCCGACGACGGCGTCCTCTACTGCGCCCAGACCAGCGGCGCCGACGTCATGCGCTTTCCGATCCTGCCCGGTGGCAAGCTAGGCAAGGGCGAGCGCCATGGCCCGATGCTGGGCGCGTTGCAGGTGCGGGGCGGGCCGCAGGTCGCGCAGGCGGATCTCGGCTACACCGATGGCGTGGGTATGGACGCCGAGAGCAACCTGTGGGTGTGCTTGCCGGCCGCCGACAAGGTGGTGGCGATCACCCCAGCCGGCGCCGTGGTCACGATGATCCACGATCCGACCGGGCAGGTCGTGAACCATCCCACAAACGTCACCTGGGGCGGCCCCGACCTGAAGGACCTCTATATCGGCTCGATCAGGGCCGATTATGTGCTGAAGGTGAGAAGCCCGGTTGCGGGACAGCCGCATGTTCACCAGATGGCTTAG
- a CDS encoding SDR family oxidoreductase, with the protein MTTRGAALVTGGARRIGRALTLACAEAGFDVAIHVRAVDDDAQSAAAAVRARGRKVSIHTCDLRQEAATAPLVAEAEAELGPITLLVNCASVFEDDSFASMNRASWDAHLETNLRAPMVLAQAFARRLPADRTGLIVNILDQRVLSPGPDFFSYSLSKSALWAATQMLAKGLAPRIRVNGIGPGPVLASIHQQPEDFQGEVEATLLRHAVDPTEIGQALRYLIDATSVTGQMIAVDAGQHLT; encoded by the coding sequence GTGACCACGCGCGGCGCGGCCCTGGTCACCGGTGGCGCGCGGCGGATCGGCCGGGCGCTGACCCTGGCCTGCGCCGAGGCCGGGTTCGACGTCGCCATCCATGTCCGGGCCGTCGACGACGACGCCCAGTCCGCCGCCGCCGCCGTGCGGGCTCGCGGACGCAAAGTCTCCATCCACACCTGCGACCTGCGCCAGGAGGCGGCGACCGCCCCCCTGGTGGCAGAGGCCGAGGCCGAGCTCGGCCCCATCACCCTGCTGGTCAACTGCGCCTCGGTGTTCGAGGACGACAGCTTCGCCTCAATGAACCGCGCCTCGTGGGACGCCCATCTGGAGACCAATCTCCGGGCGCCCATGGTCCTGGCCCAGGCCTTCGCCCGGCGCCTGCCCGCCGACCGCACCGGCCTGATCGTCAATATCCTGGACCAGCGGGTGCTGAGCCCCGGCCCGGACTTCTTCAGCTATTCGCTGTCCAAGAGCGCGCTGTGGGCCGCGACCCAGATGCTGGCCAAGGGCCTTGCGCCGCGCATCCGGGTGAACGGCATCGGGCCCGGGCCGGTCCTGGCCTCGATCCACCAGCAGCCCGAGGACTTCCAGGGCGAGGTCGAGGCCACCCTGCTGCGCCACGCGGTCGATCCGACGGAGATCGGGCAAGCCCTGCGCTACCTGATTGACGCAACGTCAGTGACCGGCCAGATGATCGCCGTCGACGCCGGTCAGCACCTGACCTGA
- the folB gene encoding dihydroneopterin aldolase has product MALSPLQETPAEPIAAPQGRTVMTKIFVTGLKIDAEIGVYAHEKGRAQPLVVDVELDVPAAGVERLSQTVNYEMIGEHARAIAAEGHIQLVEAFAERLARACLSDPRVMRARVRVEKPLALAPHAMAAGVEITVVRG; this is encoded by the coding sequence TTGGCCCTTTCGCCACTCCAGGAGACGCCTGCCGAACCCATCGCCGCGCCGCAAGGCCGAACGGTCATGACCAAGATCTTCGTGACCGGCCTGAAGATCGACGCCGAGATCGGTGTCTACGCCCACGAGAAGGGCCGCGCCCAGCCGCTGGTGGTGGACGTGGAGCTCGACGTCCCGGCCGCGGGGGTCGAACGCCTGTCGCAGACCGTCAACTACGAGATGATCGGCGAACACGCCCGGGCCATCGCCGCGGAGGGTCACATCCAGCTGGTCGAGGCCTTCGCCGAACGCCTGGCCCGCGCCTGCCTCAGCGATCCGCGGGTCATGCGCGCCCGGGTGCGGGTGGAAAAGCCCCTGGCGCTCGCGCCGCACGCCATGGCCGCCGGCGTGGAGATCACCGTCGTCCGGGGCTGA